From the genome of Lusitaniella coriacea LEGE 07157:
CCGAATCCCAATTGTAAACAAGGAGTGAGGGTGTGGCAAAAGCCAAATATTTGCTGGTGGGGTCAACCGCAGCTTATAGCGGGAAATCAGCAGCAATTTTAGGAATGACCCATCAGCTACAAGAGAAAGGAGTTGTTGTTGCCTACAGCAAACCCCTTGGCACGGACGGGAGTGACAGCTTGGACGGAGGAGAAGAAGATGTTCGCTTTATTGCCGGAGCTTTGGGTTTGCCCCCCAATCGCGTGAAATCACCTCTATTAAGTTTGGATGAGTCTACCATGACTCAACATTTAGAGCAGGATGGCGTAACAGATTACTCGCCCGCTTTACCCGCCCATTTTCAAGGGATTGAAGGAGAATTGGTGCTACTGGAAGGACCCGGAACCCTAGCTGATGGCAGTTCTTTTGGGCTTTCTGTCGAACAAATGGCTCAAGGAATCGATGCGTCAATTCTTCTGGTTGCGCGTTTCCATTCCCTTCTCTTGGCAGACGAACTCTTAGCGGCGAAATTACTGTTTGGCGATCGCCTGATTGGGGTTGCGATTAATGACATTCCCCCAGAGCATCAAGAAAGCGTTAAAACCGTCCTCAAACCCTTCCTCGAACGTCAAGGAATTCCCGTTTTGGGACTTTTGCCAAGAAACAACTTACTACACAGCGTTAGCGTTCGCGAATTGACCAAGCAATTGAACGCGAAAGTCCTCTGTCGCAAGGATCGGCTGGATTTGATGGTTGAAAGCTTGGTTATTGGGGCAATGAACGTCAATTCTGCCCTCGAATATTTCCGTCAAGGGCGAAATATGGCGGTTGTTACGGGAGGCGATCGCGCGGAACTGCAACTTGCTGCCCTCGAAACCTCCACCAATTGCCTGATTCTCACGGGTCACACGCCCCCACAATC
Proteins encoded in this window:
- a CDS encoding phosphotransacetylase family protein; amino-acid sequence: MAKAKYLLVGSTAAYSGKSAAILGMTHQLQEKGVVVAYSKPLGTDGSDSLDGGEEDVRFIAGALGLPPNRVKSPLLSLDESTMTQHLEQDGVTDYSPALPAHFQGIEGELVLLEGPGTLADGSSFGLSVEQMAQGIDASILLVARFHSLLLADELLAAKLLFGDRLIGVAINDIPPEHQESVKTVLKPFLERQGIPVLGLLPRNNLLHSVSVRELTKQLNAKVLCRKDRLDLMVESLVIGAMNVNSALEYFRQGRNMAVVTGGDRAELQLAALETSTNCLILTGHTPPQSYILSRAEDLEIPILSVDLDTLTTVEIADRAFGTVRLQEPIKVECIQELVSEHFDVDRLLAQLGMNPVASAS